From Synoicihabitans lomoniglobus, the proteins below share one genomic window:
- a CDS encoding DUF4197 domain-containing protein, with the protein MKTLSRFGIGAIAVLLMAGCGKKETASAPAAEAPPAPTPVATQPVAAPESKMAPPVEPKAEMVAKMAPAEPAGEVVAPKTAPMAAPAAEAKPDLQSSLMSAAGQLGTKSDAIAAATGFDVNAGITQALNVAADRAVDYLTGPNGLMSNASLQIPLPESVEKLRKPLTSIGQEQLLNQFSTTMNGAATEALKLSPEILKQTISNLDVNNVASLLQGGDTAFTQYLDQNARGLILAKITPIIAQTTAASGATQYYKQISTALEQKGGGGLMAAVQTFTGVQLPSGDFDLDAYIANAAVGRLFEVVAVEEQKMRADPKARSTELLQTLFGQFTK; encoded by the coding sequence ATGAAAACGTTATCCCGGTTTGGTATTGGTGCGATCGCGGTGCTGCTGATGGCAGGTTGCGGTAAAAAGGAAACCGCCAGCGCGCCTGCCGCAGAGGCGCCGCCCGCGCCGACTCCCGTGGCGACTCAGCCCGTTGCCGCGCCAGAGTCGAAAATGGCCCCCCCAGTTGAGCCCAAGGCGGAAATGGTGGCCAAGATGGCCCCCGCCGAGCCCGCCGGTGAGGTGGTGGCACCGAAGACCGCTCCCATGGCGGCGCCCGCGGCAGAGGCCAAACCCGATCTGCAGTCGTCGCTTATGTCCGCCGCCGGTCAACTCGGCACCAAGTCCGATGCCATTGCCGCTGCCACGGGATTCGATGTGAACGCCGGCATCACCCAGGCGCTCAACGTCGCAGCCGACCGGGCGGTGGACTACCTCACCGGTCCCAACGGACTCATGTCCAACGCCTCGCTGCAAATTCCACTGCCGGAATCGGTGGAGAAACTGCGCAAGCCGCTGACGAGTATTGGTCAGGAGCAATTGCTGAATCAGTTTTCCACCACGATGAATGGTGCCGCGACCGAGGCGCTCAAGCTCTCGCCGGAAATTCTCAAACAAACGATCTCCAATCTCGATGTGAATAACGTCGCTTCGCTACTCCAAGGCGGTGACACGGCGTTCACCCAATACTTGGATCAAAATGCTCGCGGTCTGATTTTAGCGAAAATCACTCCGATCATCGCTCAAACCACGGCCGCCTCGGGAGCCACGCAATATTACAAACAGATCAGCACCGCCCTCGAGCAGAAGGGAGGCGGCGGCTTGATGGCCGCCGTGCAGACCTTTACCGGCGTGCAACTGCCCAGTGGCGACTTCGATCTTGATGCCTACATCGCCAACGCCGCCGTCGGTCGCCTCTTCGAAGTCGTGGCGGTGGAGGAGCAAAAGATGCGCGCCGATCCCAAGGCTCGCTCGACCGAGCTGCTGCAAACGCTCTTTGGTCAGTTCACGAAGTAG
- a CDS encoding rhodanese-related sulfurtransferase: MERVLNIAAYKFTPFEADTLPTVKQNLLSQCLESGLRGTILLSPEGINLFIAGMADAVNALVSSLRELPGLADLEVKESWSDELPFNRMLVKIKTEIIAFGIEGIDPAHAPSPKLPPRELKQWLDEGRKITLLDTRNDYEVRLGAFRDALPAGVDHFRDFPAAVEKLPEHLKDEPVVMYCTGGIRCEKAGPFMAKAGFKHVFQLEGGILKYFEECGGEHYDGECFVFDRRVGVDPELKETGSVLCFACQMPLTLTDQADPRYVYEKSCPYCYAEPATTDAT, from the coding sequence ATGGAAAGAGTCCTCAACATCGCCGCCTACAAATTCACGCCTTTCGAGGCTGACACCCTGCCGACGGTGAAGCAAAACCTGCTGAGCCAGTGCCTGGAGTCGGGCCTCCGCGGCACGATTCTGTTGAGCCCGGAAGGAATAAACCTGTTCATCGCCGGTATGGCGGACGCCGTGAACGCCCTGGTGAGCTCACTGCGCGAGTTGCCGGGATTGGCGGACTTGGAGGTCAAGGAAAGCTGGAGCGATGAACTGCCGTTCAACCGGATGCTCGTAAAGATCAAGACGGAGATCATCGCGTTCGGCATCGAGGGGATCGATCCGGCGCACGCCCCGTCCCCGAAACTGCCGCCGCGGGAGTTGAAGCAATGGCTGGACGAGGGCCGCAAAATCACGCTGCTCGACACCCGCAATGACTATGAAGTGAGACTCGGGGCGTTTCGCGACGCGTTGCCCGCCGGCGTGGATCACTTTCGCGACTTTCCGGCGGCGGTCGAAAAGCTCCCCGAACATCTCAAGGACGAACCTGTGGTCATGTATTGCACCGGCGGAATTCGCTGCGAAAAAGCCGGCCCCTTTATGGCGAAGGCGGGATTCAAGCACGTGTTTCAACTCGAGGGCGGCATCTTGAAGTATTTCGAGGAATGCGGCGGCGAACACTACGACGGCGAGTGTTTCGTGTTTGATCGGCGCGTGGGGGTGGACCCGGAGCTCAAGGAAACCGGGTCGGTGCTGTGCTTCGCTTGCCAAATGCCGCTCACGCTGACCGACCAAGCGGATCCCCGTTACGTCTACGAAAAGTCCTGCCCGTATTGTTATGCGGAGCCGGCGACTACCGACGCAACGTAG
- a CDS encoding amidohydrolase family protein: MIVTPRFTRALFAVMAASAASTSIIVAQEMGFEEYEPVSTLVVPEHHLTRAKFPFVDAHNHQWGPRLGAETVDETVADMDRLNLAVMVNLSGGSGDRLKAVIKASKERYPTRFAIFANPSFDGIDDPDYPERTAAQFEADVEAGAQGLKIFKNFGMYVNDAAGHRVQVDDPRLDPLWAKAGELGVPVLIHTGDPHQFWLPHDKYNERWLELKQRPRRKREGEPTFERLLTEQTNVFRKHPETTFIAAHFLWLAHDLDRLGQLMDEIPNMMTELGAVIYEPARQPRQARAFFEKYQDRILMGKDSWAPEEYYVYFRVLETADEYFPYYRKRHAFWSMYGLALPDPVLKKVYFGNALRIIPGIDRSLFPHD, from the coding sequence ATGATCGTTACCCCGCGTTTTACCCGCGCCTTGTTTGCCGTCATGGCGGCGAGTGCCGCCTCGACTTCCATCATCGTCGCGCAAGAAATGGGCTTTGAAGAGTATGAGCCGGTATCGACGTTGGTCGTTCCCGAGCATCATCTGACTCGCGCCAAATTTCCCTTTGTCGACGCGCACAACCACCAGTGGGGGCCGCGGCTCGGGGCCGAGACGGTGGACGAAACCGTGGCCGATATGGATCGGCTCAACCTGGCGGTCATGGTTAACTTGTCCGGCGGCAGCGGCGACCGGCTGAAAGCGGTCATCAAGGCGTCCAAAGAGCGTTATCCGACGCGCTTTGCGATTTTTGCCAACCCGTCCTTTGATGGCATCGACGACCCCGACTACCCCGAACGCACGGCGGCGCAGTTCGAAGCCGACGTGGAAGCCGGGGCGCAGGGACTCAAGATTTTCAAAAATTTCGGGATGTATGTGAACGATGCCGCCGGCCATCGCGTGCAGGTCGACGACCCGCGGCTCGATCCTCTCTGGGCCAAGGCCGGGGAGTTGGGCGTGCCGGTGCTTATCCATACTGGCGACCCGCATCAGTTCTGGCTGCCGCACGACAAATACAATGAACGCTGGCTGGAACTGAAACAACGGCCTCGTCGCAAACGCGAAGGGGAGCCGACGTTTGAGCGGCTTTTGACCGAGCAAACCAACGTGTTTCGCAAGCATCCCGAAACCACGTTCATTGCGGCGCACTTTCTGTGGTTGGCCCACGATCTGGACCGTCTCGGTCAGCTCATGGACGAGATCCCGAACATGATGACCGAACTCGGCGCGGTCATCTACGAACCCGCCCGTCAACCTCGGCAGGCGCGGGCGTTTTTTGAAAAGTATCAGGACCGGATTCTCATGGGTAAAGACTCGTGGGCGCCGGAGGAATACTATGTCTATTTCCGCGTGCTCGAAACGGCCGACGAATACTTTCCCTACTACCGCAAACGGCACGCTTTCTGGAGCATGTATGGACTCGCTTTACCGGACCCTGTTTTGAAAAAAGTCTACTTCGGCAACGCGCTTCGCATCATCCCGGGAATTGATCGCTCGCTCTTTCCCCACGACTGA
- a CDS encoding GatB/YqeY domain-containing protein, whose amino-acid sequence MSLYETLRADIVTAMKARDSGKATALRTADAAIQRVSMDSNVEIDDELVVTTLRKSVKNLKDANVDFAKAGRTDLVEANEAEIAILEVYLPALITGEKLEAIVAEAVATSGATTKREMGKVIGALKKRPDAGLIDFGAASKLIQGKLA is encoded by the coding sequence ATGTCACTCTACGAAACCCTTCGAGCCGATATCGTCACCGCCATGAAAGCGCGTGACTCCGGCAAAGCCACCGCCCTCCGCACCGCCGATGCTGCCATCCAACGCGTGTCGATGGATTCGAATGTGGAGATCGACGACGAACTCGTGGTCACCACCCTGCGCAAGTCCGTGAAAAACCTGAAGGACGCGAACGTCGATTTTGCCAAAGCGGGACGCACGGATTTGGTCGAGGCCAATGAAGCGGAGATCGCGATCCTCGAGGTTTATCTGCCCGCCCTGATCACCGGCGAAAAATTGGAGGCGATCGTGGCCGAAGCGGTGGCTACGTCGGGCGCGACCACGAAACGCGAAATGGGCAAGGTGATCGGTGCATTGAAAAAGCGTCCGGACGCCGGCCTGATCGACTTCGGCGCCGCCAGTAAACTCATCCAAGGCAAGCTCGCCTGA
- a CDS encoding lactonase family protein, with translation MPPALPLFFLSLCFATVAAADLHPAWVMAEGGIFRTWLNQANGELSPPERIAEVSAASWLTTHPRHRILYASFASEGSSGIMAYAFEDDGSLAQRGQVLVESGWPTHIAVDPAGSLIASAHWGAGTVSLARLHQNGVPDSAVETLTFALPFQGAGPSPVQTQSRSHWVGFSADERLLYVTDLGNDCVWVLEPQANPLALRIRAKIELPPGSGPRHISQGVDGRFAYVNGEFDHSVTQLRRTGEQGMFEALSSQSTLGRTDHEPRNNTSEIRVHPSGQFLYVGNRGHDSIAVFSLDAETGAPHPIEREPIRGVWPRDFDFDPSGQWMIVGGQHSNSLTSFAIDQTTGQLTFSRHRVTVPNPVRVLFVPSR, from the coding sequence ATGCCTCCTGCGTTACCCCTGTTTTTTCTGTCCCTGTGCTTTGCCACCGTCGCGGCCGCCGACCTGCACCCGGCTTGGGTCATGGCCGAAGGCGGCATTTTTCGCACCTGGCTGAATCAGGCCAACGGGGAGTTGAGCCCGCCGGAGCGTATCGCGGAAGTGAGCGCGGCGTCCTGGCTGACCACGCATCCGCGCCACCGAATCCTCTATGCCAGTTTTGCCAGCGAAGGGAGCTCCGGGATCATGGCATACGCGTTCGAAGACGATGGCTCCTTGGCGCAGCGGGGTCAGGTGTTGGTCGAGTCCGGTTGGCCGACACACATCGCCGTGGATCCGGCCGGTTCACTCATCGCCTCGGCGCATTGGGGGGCGGGCACCGTATCATTGGCACGGCTACACCAAAATGGCGTGCCGGATTCTGCGGTCGAGACCCTCACGTTTGCCCTCCCGTTTCAAGGCGCCGGTCCGAGTCCCGTGCAGACCCAGTCGCGCAGCCATTGGGTGGGGTTTTCCGCCGACGAGCGGCTGCTCTACGTCACCGATCTCGGCAACGACTGTGTGTGGGTGCTCGAACCGCAGGCAAATCCCTTGGCTCTGCGCATCCGCGCTAAGATCGAACTGCCGCCCGGCTCGGGTCCGCGGCATATCAGTCAAGGTGTTGACGGCCGATTCGCCTACGTGAATGGAGAGTTCGATCATTCCGTGACGCAGCTTCGCCGGACGGGCGAGCAGGGGATGTTCGAAGCTCTGTCCTCGCAATCCACGCTCGGCCGCACTGATCACGAGCCACGTAACAACACGTCGGAAATTCGGGTGCATCCCTCCGGCCAGTTTCTTTACGTGGGCAACCGCGGCCACGATTCGATCGCGGTGTTCTCCCTTGATGCGGAGACCGGCGCGCCGCACCCGATCGAGCGCGAGCCGATCCGGGGTGTCTGGCCTCGCGACTTCGACTTCGATCCCTCCGGGCAATGGATGATCGTGGGCGGGCAGCATTCCAACTCGTTGACCTCCTTTGCGATCGATCAGACGACCGGGCAGCTGACTTTCAGTCGACACCGGGTCACGGTGCCCAATCCCGTGCGCGTCCTGTTCGTGCCGTCGCGTTGA